A genomic region of Cannabis sativa cultivar Pink pepper isolate KNU-18-1 chromosome 1, ASM2916894v1, whole genome shotgun sequence contains the following coding sequences:
- the LOC115705761 gene encoding uncharacterized protein LOC115705761 — translation MGNCFAKPKKLSSPVMAPVSVSVPVTLAKPKKKSTAEIVPHDHHSTVRLYGTPISSHTAYIRFALQHKGVPVRFTPSISDPPLIEVGSERVSGSRESLLQYIESKFPNPPLAVKKCNGEDAKPWVVTLTALQHRSMTWHVERLLRWSEDLGARGGKKRGGCGGGIDPRVGTPKMEVKKFNRSYSQLLELMLEHAQMEERVLFPILNSADPGICKAANEEHARHLPIMNGIKEDIKSIGVLDNGSPAYLEAFSNLSKRLKALLEHCKEHFVEEEIQVLPYIEATELSKPKQRRVLEQSLDVMQGTHSRLFNFFLEGLLPLDAMQYLDLVAMCHDEERMSSMLQMIEETNNL, via the exons ATGGGGAACTGTTTCGCCAAGCCGAAGAAACTTTCGTCTCCGGTAATGGCGCCGGTTTCAGTTTCGGTTCCGGTAACGTTGGCTAAACCGAAGAAAAAATCTACGGCGGAGATCGTTCCCCACGACCACCACTCGACAGTCCGGCTCTACGGCACGCCCATCAGCTCCCACACGGCTTACATCCGGTTCGCATTGCAACACAAGGGAGTCCCGGTCCGGTTCACCCCATCGATCTCCGACCCGCCCTTAATTGAAGTCGGGTCGGAGCGGGTTTCGGGTTCCCGTGAGTCTCTTCTCCAATACATTGAGTCAAAGTTCCCTAATCCGCCGCTGGCCGTTAAAAAGTGTAACGGCGAGGATGCGAAGCCGTGGGTAGTGACTTTAACGGCGTTACAGCACAGGAGCATGACGTGGCACGTGGAGAGGCTTTTGAGGTGGTCAGAGGACCTGGGGGCGCGTGGGGGAAAGAAGAGAGGCGGCTGTGGTGGAGGAATCGACCCGCGCGTGGGGACTCCGAAAATGGAAGTGAAGAAATTTAACAGGAGCTACTCTCAGTTGCTGGAGTTGATGCTTGAACACGCTCAGATGGAGGAAAGAGTCCTCTTTCCAATTCTCAACTCCGCCGATCCAG GAATATGTAAAGCTGCAAATGAGGAACATGCTAGGCACCTACCTATTATGAATGGCATCAAAGAAGATATAAAATCCATTGGAGTTTTGGACAATGGCAGCCCTGCCTATCTAGAAGCTTTCTCCAACCTTTCTAAACGCCTCAAAGCACTGCTG GAACACTGCAAAGAGCACTTTGTGGAGGAGGAAATACAAGTACTTCCCTACATAGAGGCAACGGAACTGAGCAAACCGAAGCAGCGGAGAGTGCTAGAGCAGTCGCTGGATGTGATGCAAGGGACTCACTCGCGCTTGTTCAACTTTTTCCTAGAAGGGCTTCTTCCTCTCGACGCAATGCAGTACTTGGACTTGGTTGCCATGTGTCACGACGAAGAACGAATGTCCTCCATGCTTCAGATGATCGAGGAGACTAATAATCTATGA